A single region of the Fusobacterium varium genome encodes:
- a CDS encoding ribonucleotide-diphosphate reductase subunit beta, with amino-acid sequence MDRKKLFNPLGDDSLIQRKIIKGDTTNLFNLNNVKYQWGNQLYRTMMGNFWIPEKIDLTQDKNDYSNLTEAEKGAYDGILSFLIFLDSIQTNNIPNISDYITAPEVNLVLSIQTFQEAIHSQSYQYIIESILPKETRNSIYDKWREDKVLFERNSYIAEIYQKFLETPNDENFARVIIADYLLEAIYFYNGFNFFYLLASRNRMMGTSDIIRLINRDELSHVVLFQNMLREIRNENPNFFDEEMIYEMFKKAVEQEINWTNHIIGDRVLGVTKESTEAYTKWLANERLRSIGLKPLYDGFDRNPYKHLSKFADTEGEGNVKANFFEGTVTSYNMSSSVEGWDEF; translated from the coding sequence GTGGATAGAAAAAAACTTTTTAATCCATTGGGAGATGACTCATTGATACAGAGAAAAATTATAAAGGGTGATACTACAAATTTATTTAATTTGAACAATGTAAAGTATCAATGGGGAAATCAATTATACAGGACTATGATGGGAAATTTTTGGATACCTGAGAAAATAGACCTAACACAAGATAAAAACGATTATAGCAACCTTACAGAGGCTGAGAAAGGGGCTTATGATGGGATTCTATCATTTTTAATTTTTTTAGATAGTATCCAAACAAATAATATCCCAAATATTTCAGATTATATTACAGCTCCAGAGGTAAATTTAGTGCTATCTATTCAAACTTTCCAAGAGGCTATACACTCTCAATCTTATCAATATATAATAGAGTCTATTTTACCAAAAGAGACAAGAAACTCTATCTATGATAAGTGGAGAGAAGATAAGGTACTTTTTGAGAGAAATAGTTATATAGCAGAGATATATCAAAAGTTTTTAGAAACTCCAAATGATGAGAATTTTGCTAGAGTAATAATAGCAGATTATCTATTAGAGGCTATCTATTTTTATAATGGATTTAATTTTTTCTATCTTCTAGCTAGTAGAAATAGAATGATGGGAACTTCAGATATTATAAGGCTTATCAATAGAGATGAGCTATCCCATGTAGTTTTATTTCAAAATATGTTGAGGGAGATAAGAAATGAAAATCCTAACTTTTTTGATGAAGAGATGATATATGAGATGTTTAAAAAGGCTGTGGAGCAAGAGATCAATTGGACAAATCATATAATAGGAGATAGAGTTTTAGGAGTTACAAAAGAGAGTACAGAGGCTTATACAAAGTGGTTGGCTAATGAAAGATTGAGATCAATTGGATTAAAACCTTTATATGATGGATTTGATAGAAATCCATATAAACATCTGTCAAAATTTGCTGATACAGAGGGCGAGGGAAATGTAAAGGCAAATTTCTTTGAAGGAACAGTAACAAGTTATAACATGAGTTCATCAGTTGAAGGATGGGATGAATTCTAA